In Janthinobacterium sp. J1-1, a single genomic region encodes these proteins:
- the trxA gene encoding thioredoxin TrxA, giving the protein MSENIKHISDASFEADVLKSELPVLVDFWAEWCGPCKAIAPILEEVAKEYAGRIQIAKMDVDSNQAVPAKFGIRGIPTLILFKNGEAAAQKVGAMAKGQLTAFVDSNI; this is encoded by the coding sequence ATGAGCGAAAATATCAAACACATTAGCGATGCTTCTTTTGAAGCAGACGTCCTGAAATCCGAATTGCCGGTCCTGGTTGATTTCTGGGCCGAGTGGTGCGGTCCATGCAAGGCCATCGCGCCGATCCTGGAAGAAGTGGCCAAGGAATATGCCGGCCGCATCCAGATCGCCAAGATGGACGTCGATTCGAACCAGGCAGTGCCTGCCAAGTTCGGCATCCGCGGCATCCCGACCCTGATCCTGTTCAAGAACGGTGAAGCAGCGGCGCAAAAAGTCGGCGCCATGGCCAAGGGCCAGCTGACCGCTTTCGTCGACAGCAATATTTAA
- a CDS encoding response regulator, with the protein MTHATDVPNPGLAPLRVLLLDDDVFMLDVLADMLGQLGQFDIRSETGSMAALGALRQQQPDLLICDLSMPDMDGIEFLRMAAEIGFRGGVVLLSGLHSAIRQAAERLALANGLRILGAFPKPLSSADLQHMIALQRQVSAGIRSMPG; encoded by the coding sequence ATGACTCATGCCACTGATGTGCCCAATCCCGGCCTGGCGCCGCTGCGCGTGCTGCTGCTCGACGACGACGTCTTCATGCTCGACGTGCTGGCCGACATGCTGGGCCAGCTGGGCCAGTTCGACATCCGCAGCGAGACCGGCAGCATGGCCGCGCTGGGCGCCCTGCGCCAGCAGCAGCCCGACCTGCTGATCTGCGACCTGTCGATGCCCGACATGGATGGCATCGAATTTTTGCGCATGGCGGCCGAAATCGGCTTTCGCGGCGGCGTGGTGCTGCTGTCGGGTCTGCATTCGGCCATCCGCCAGGCCGCCGAACGGCTGGCGCTGGCCAATGGCCTGCGTATCCTGGGCGCCTTTCCCAAACCCTTGAGCAGCGCCGACCTGCAGCACATGATCGCGCTGCAGCGGCAGGTGAGTGCGGGAATTCGGTCCATGCCAGGCTAA
- a CDS encoding PAS domain S-box protein gives MHLSHRSLTRSSARRLRRRALGPLARILLACRWPVLAWAAPAAAAGDAGAGPGPWPWLAASATLVAGLAAWQAWRLRRQLHGGQTGAMTDKGMAAAAAQALQGAVLAGWSWQRAGDRLTMSGLYRSMLGDKKASLEHTLADWLAEVHRDDRARLEHAFRQHFDGQAPAPISCEFRLRHGDGQWRWLLLRGAVLARASDGAPVQASGILCDIAERKADEQARMRCMLEAAPEAMLIADIDGRVHFANQIGARCFGYPLADIIGISLEQLVPDSTHGQTAGDTQSRHSLPGRVMMARRRDGSHFPAKVSLSPLRMAGQVYSIVSLRDMTQRQRAEEALHASSERYRLIVQTAAEGIWMTNSSGQTTFVNPKMAHMLGYTVQEMLGRPLLDFMDRDSQLLMQRRLDSLGSLHSQPDQVDFRFFRKDQSSMWGLLSSSSIQSDHGEPGGTLAMITDITERRQASIALSNSSQRMASVFGAVTNGLVVQNSDGHILESNAAAERMLAASRAGGSLWQAIREDGSTFEQRSHPVHITLSTGQAMRDVVMGVQQLDGNLCWLSVNTEAIRDEYGKVGMVVASLTDITYHKRSENTLRELNEHLEERVAQRTEQLDQAKQVAEEASLAKGQFLANMSHEIRTPMNGVIGMAYLALKTDLEPRQRDYLEKIRFAGEHLLGIIDDILDISKIEAGKLKIEHVNFSFDHVIQTLNTVVAPRAAGKNLELLFEIDPQLPPILVGDPLRLGQVLINYANNAIKFSEQGSITVIVKKVVGDDKHCLVRFEVCDHGIGLSQDEMSKLFQSFQQADTSTTREYGGTGLGLAISKQLAQLMGGEVGVDSSPGLGSTFWFTARLGISSQAAPALLDTMLKTAQAMRASADAAMVMGALKHARILLVEDNTFNQQVALELLEEAGASVCLANNGVEALDLLRQTQFDCVLMDVQMPLMDGLQATRLIRADPDLAHLRVLAMTATATSEDRVRCLEAGMDDFISKPIQPAMMYQTIAGWLPARDTPPPPVRTRSAPAFKTTLAGDPQVIDLSILAKLLGYNPQKVRKFAFKFLQTTQDGFADIDAALGRGDVAQVRELGHRIKSSARTVGALGMSELCHRLENLPPGAPAQEAEQARHIVRQLWPLLEQITEQIMNNTSFANDD, from the coding sequence ATGCATTTGTCGCATCGCAGCCTCACCAGATCCAGCGCACGACGCCTGCGGCGGCGTGCGCTGGGTCCGCTCGCCCGGATCCTGCTGGCCTGCCGCTGGCCAGTGCTGGCATGGGCTGCGCCAGCGGCCGCCGCCGGCGATGCGGGCGCCGGTCCGGGGCCATGGCCCTGGCTGGCGGCCAGCGCCACGCTGGTGGCCGGCCTTGCCGCCTGGCAAGCATGGCGGCTGCGCCGGCAACTGCATGGCGGGCAAACGGGCGCAATGACGGACAAAGGCATGGCCGCAGCGGCGGCGCAGGCGCTGCAAGGCGCCGTGCTGGCCGGCTGGTCCTGGCAGCGCGCGGGTGACCGCTTGACCATGTCCGGCCTGTACCGCAGCATGCTGGGCGACAAGAAAGCCAGCCTGGAGCATACCCTGGCCGACTGGCTGGCCGAAGTGCACCGCGACGACCGCGCCCGCCTGGAACATGCTTTCCGCCAGCATTTCGATGGCCAGGCGCCGGCGCCCATCAGCTGTGAATTTCGCTTGCGCCATGGCGACGGCCAATGGCGCTGGCTGCTGCTGCGCGGCGCGGTGCTGGCGCGCGCCTCCGATGGCGCGCCGGTGCAGGCCAGCGGCATCCTGTGCGACATCGCCGAACGCAAGGCCGACGAACAAGCGCGCATGCGCTGCATGCTCGAAGCGGCGCCCGAAGCGATGCTGATCGCCGACATCGACGGCCGCGTGCATTTCGCCAACCAGATCGGCGCGCGCTGCTTCGGCTACCCGCTGGCCGACATCATCGGCATCTCGCTCGAACAACTGGTGCCGGACAGCACGCATGGCCAGACGGCCGGCGATACGCAATCACGCCACAGCCTGCCTGGCCGGGTGATGATGGCGCGCCGCCGCGACGGCTCGCACTTTCCGGCCAAGGTCAGCCTGTCACCGCTGCGCATGGCCGGCCAGGTGTATTCCATCGTTTCGCTGCGCGACATGACGCAGCGCCAGCGCGCCGAGGAAGCCCTGCACGCCAGCTCCGAACGCTACCGCCTGATCGTGCAGACGGCGGCCGAAGGCATCTGGATGACCAACAGCAGCGGCCAGACCACCTTCGTCAATCCGAAGATGGCGCACATGCTCGGCTATACGGTGCAGGAAATGCTGGGCCGCCCCCTGCTCGACTTCATGGACCGCGACAGCCAGTTGCTGATGCAGCGCCGCCTCGACAGCCTGGGCAGCCTGCACAGCCAGCCGGACCAGGTCGATTTCCGCTTCTTCCGCAAGGACCAGTCCAGCATGTGGGGCTTGCTGTCGAGCAGCAGCATCCAGTCGGACCATGGCGAGCCTGGCGGCACCCTGGCAATGATCACCGACATCACCGAGCGGCGCCAGGCCTCGATCGCGCTGTCCAATTCCAGCCAGCGCATGGCCTCGGTGTTCGGCGCCGTCACGAATGGCCTGGTGGTGCAGAACAGCGATGGCCACATTCTGGAAAGCAATGCCGCCGCCGAGCGCATGCTGGCCGCCAGCCGCGCCGGCGGCAGCCTGTGGCAGGCCATCCGCGAAGACGGTTCCACTTTCGAGCAGCGCAGCCATCCGGTGCACATCACCCTGTCGACCGGCCAGGCCATGCGCGACGTGGTGATGGGGGTGCAGCAGCTGGACGGCAACCTGTGCTGGCTGTCGGTGAACACCGAAGCCATCCGCGACGAATACGGCAAGGTGGGCATGGTGGTGGCCAGCCTGACCGACATCACATATCACAAGCGCAGCGAAAACACCCTGCGCGAACTGAACGAGCACCTGGAAGAGCGCGTGGCGCAGCGTACCGAGCAGCTCGACCAGGCCAAGCAGGTAGCCGAGGAAGCCAGCCTGGCCAAGGGCCAGTTCCTGGCCAACATGAGCCACGAAATCCGCACGCCGATGAATGGCGTGATCGGCATGGCCTACCTGGCCCTGAAAACCGACCTCGAACCGCGCCAGCGCGATTACCTGGAAAAGATCCGCTTTGCCGGCGAACACCTGCTGGGCATCATCGACGACATCCTCGACATTTCCAAGATCGAGGCCGGCAAGCTGAAGATCGAACACGTCAACTTCAGCTTCGACCACGTGATCCAGACCCTCAACACGGTGGTGGCGCCGCGCGCGGCCGGCAAGAACCTGGAACTGCTGTTCGAGATCGACCCGCAACTGCCACCTATCCTGGTGGGCGATCCCCTGCGCCTGGGCCAGGTGCTGATCAACTACGCCAATAACGCCATCAAGTTCAGCGAACAGGGCAGCATCACCGTGATCGTCAAGAAAGTGGTCGGCGACGACAAGCATTGCCTGGTGCGCTTTGAAGTATGCGACCACGGCATCGGCCTGTCGCAGGATGAGATGAGCAAATTGTTCCAGTCGTTCCAGCAAGCCGACACCTCGACCACGCGCGAATATGGCGGCACCGGCCTGGGCCTGGCCATCAGCAAGCAGCTGGCCCAGCTGATGGGCGGCGAGGTCGGCGTCGACAGCAGCCCGGGCCTGGGCAGCACCTTCTGGTTCACGGCCCGCCTGGGCATCTCGAGCCAGGCCGCGCCGGCCCTGCTCGACACCATGCTGAAAACGGCGCAAGCCATGCGCGCCAGCGCCGATGCGGCGATGGTGATGGGCGCGCTCAAGCATGCCCGCATCCTGCTGGTGGAAGACAATACCTTCAACCAGCAGGTGGCGCTGGAGCTGCTGGAAGAAGCCGGGGCCTCGGTCTGCCTGGCCAACAATGGCGTCGAGGCGCTGGACCTGCTGCGCCAGACGCAGTTCGACTGCGTGCTGATGGACGTGCAGATGCCGCTGATGGATGGCTTGCAGGCCACGCGCCTGATCCGCGCCGATCCCGATCTGGCCCACTTGCGCGTACTGGCCATGACGGCCACCGCCACCAGCGAAGACCGGGTGCGCTGCCTGGAGGCCGGCATGGACGATTTCATTTCCAAGCCGATCCAGCCGGCCATGATGTACCAGACCATCGCCGGCTGGCTGCCGGCACGCGACACGCCGCCGCCGCCCGTGCGCACCCGCAGCGCGCCAGCCTTCAAGACCACCCTGGCCGGCGATCCGCAGGTGATCGATCTGTCGATCCTGGCCAAGCTGCTCGGCTACAACCCGCAAAAAGTGCGCAAGTTCGCCTTCAAGTTTTTGCAGACCACGCAGGACGGCTTTGCCGACATCGATGCGGCGCTGGGGCGCGGCGACGTGGCGCAGGTGCGCGAGCTGGGCCACCGCATCAAGTCGTCGGCGCGCACGGTGGGCGCGCTGGGCATGTCCGAGCTGTGCCACCGCCTGGAAAACTTGCCGCCGGGCGCACCCGCCCAGGAAGCCGAACAGGCCCGCCATATCGTCAGGCAACTGTGGCCGCTGCTGGAACAGATTACCGAACAGATCATGAACAACACCAGCTTTGCCAACGATGACTGA
- the hutC gene encoding histidine utilization repressor, which produces MDDQITQENTPIFQRIKDFLLAGIAAGRWKEGDVIPSEQALVKQFGVSRMTVNRAVRELTSEQVLTRRQGAGTYVAQQKYQATLLEIKNIADEVRARGHLHRSKLQVLEHVKPSELMARQFGLPSEQKLFHSLIVHFENAVPIQVEDRWVNPACAPDYLAQDFATITPNEYLMAAAPLQGATYSIEALSAPRNIAEMLAIDMKQACLVLRRQTRSDGKIASIATMWHPGHRYQFAGSFS; this is translated from the coding sequence TTGGACGACCAGATTACACAAGAAAATACGCCCATTTTCCAGCGCATCAAGGATTTTCTGTTGGCCGGCATCGCCGCCGGCCGCTGGAAGGAAGGCGACGTGATCCCGTCCGAACAGGCGCTGGTCAAACAGTTTGGCGTCTCGCGCATGACGGTCAACCGCGCCGTGCGCGAACTGACCAGCGAGCAGGTGCTGACGCGGCGCCAGGGAGCCGGCACCTATGTGGCGCAACAGAAGTACCAGGCGACGCTGCTGGAAATCAAGAATATCGCCGATGAGGTGCGCGCGCGTGGCCATTTGCACCGCAGCAAGCTGCAAGTGCTCGAACACGTCAAGCCATCCGAGCTGATGGCCAGGCAGTTCGGCCTGCCGTCCGAGCAAAAGCTGTTCCATTCGCTGATCGTGCACTTTGAAAACGCCGTGCCGATCCAGGTCGAAGACCGCTGGGTCAATCCCGCCTGCGCACCGGACTACTTGGCGCAGGATTTTGCCACCATCACGCCGAACGAATACCTGATGGCGGCCGCGCCGCTGCAGGGCGCCACCTACAGCATCGAAGCCCTGTCGGCGCCGCGCAATATCGCCGAGATGCTGGCGATCGACATGAAACAGGCTTGCCTGGTGCTGCGCCGCCAGACGCGGTCAGACGGCAAGATTGCCTCGATTGCCACCATGTGGCATCCGGGCCACCGCTACCAGTTCGCCGGCTCGTTTAGCTGA
- the ada gene encoding bifunctional DNA-binding transcriptional regulator/O6-methylguanine-DNA methyltransferase Ada, protein MEQLYTNDEARWDAVRQRDSKADGQFYYSVRSTGVYCRPSCAARPALRVNVAFHASCAEAEAAGFRPCLRCKPGQPPLAERQAAIVAQSCRLIEASDAMPDLDTLAQAAGMSRFHFHRVFKAHTGITPKAYAAARRGERVKAGLAQPGTVTDTLYAAGFNSSGRFYAATPGLLGMTPGAFRAGGSGAVIRFAIAACSLGALLVASTGKGVCAILLGDDADMLLRDLQDRFPQADLRGAEPDYEQTVAKVIGMVEAPALGLDLPLDVRGTAFQQRVWQALREIPAGSTVSYAELARRIGVPTGARAVAGACAANALAVAIPCHRVVRNDGALSGYRWGVERKRQLLEREAGK, encoded by the coding sequence ATGGAGCAACTGTATACAAACGACGAAGCCCGCTGGGACGCGGTGCGCCAGCGCGACAGCAAGGCCGATGGCCAGTTTTATTATTCGGTGCGCAGCACCGGCGTGTACTGCCGCCCGTCGTGCGCGGCGCGCCCGGCCCTGCGCGTCAACGTGGCCTTCCACGCCAGTTGCGCCGAAGCGGAAGCGGCCGGTTTTCGCCCCTGCTTGCGCTGCAAGCCGGGCCAGCCGCCGCTGGCCGAGCGCCAGGCCGCCATCGTCGCGCAAAGCTGCCGCCTGATCGAGGCCAGCGACGCCATGCCCGACCTTGACACCCTGGCGCAGGCGGCCGGCATGAGCCGCTTTCATTTTCACCGCGTCTTCAAGGCCCACACGGGCATCACGCCGAAAGCCTATGCGGCGGCGCGCCGTGGCGAACGGGTCAAGGCCGGCCTGGCCCAGCCGGGCACGGTGACCGATACCCTGTATGCGGCCGGCTTCAATTCCAGCGGGCGTTTCTATGCCGCCACGCCGGGCTTGCTGGGCATGACGCCGGGCGCCTTTCGCGCCGGCGGCAGCGGCGCCGTGATCCGCTTCGCGATTGCCGCCTGTTCGCTCGGTGCGCTGCTGGTCGCCAGCACCGGCAAGGGCGTGTGCGCGATTCTGCTGGGCGACGATGCCGACATGCTGCTGCGCGACCTGCAGGACCGCTTTCCGCAGGCCGACCTGCGCGGCGCCGAGCCGGACTACGAGCAGACGGTGGCCAAGGTGATCGGCATGGTCGAGGCGCCCGCCCTGGGCCTGGACCTGCCGCTCGACGTGCGCGGCACGGCCTTCCAGCAGCGCGTCTGGCAGGCGCTGCGCGAAATTCCCGCCGGCAGCACCGTCAGCTATGCGGAACTGGCGCGGCGCATCGGCGTGCCCACCGGCGCACGCGCCGTGGCGGGCGCCTGCGCGGCCAATGCGCTGGCGGTGGCGATTCCCTGCCACCGCGTGGTGCGCAACGACGGCGCGCTGTCCGGCTATCGTTGGGGCGTGGAGCGCAAGCGGCAACTGCTCGAGCGCGAGGCGGGCAAATGA
- a CDS encoding 2OG-Fe(II) oxygenase, protein MKTALDWQAIEDDLNRHGCALVPGLLAPAACTALAAQYDEPQRFRSRVVMERHGFGRGQYQYFAYPLPEPVAALRMALYAPLAAIANRWQAALGLEARFPTEHDAFLARCHAAGQVRPTSLLLRYGEGDYNCLHQDLYGEHVFPLQLAVLLSRPQLDFTGGEFVLTEQRPRMQSRVEVVPLLQGDAVIFPVAQRPVNGVRGSYRVGMRHGVSRLRSGTRHTLGVIFHDTS, encoded by the coding sequence ATGAAAACGGCGCTTGACTGGCAGGCCATCGAGGACGACCTCAACCGCCATGGCTGCGCCTTGGTGCCGGGCCTGCTGGCGCCGGCGGCCTGTACAGCGCTGGCGGCGCAATATGACGAGCCGCAACGCTTTCGCAGCCGGGTGGTGATGGAGCGCCATGGTTTTGGCCGCGGCCAATACCAGTATTTCGCCTATCCGCTGCCGGAACCGGTGGCCGCCCTGCGCATGGCGCTGTATGCGCCGCTGGCGGCGATCGCCAACCGCTGGCAGGCGGCGCTGGGGCTGGAGGCACGCTTTCCGACGGAACATGACGCCTTCCTGGCACGCTGCCATGCGGCGGGGCAGGTGCGGCCCACGTCCTTGCTGCTGCGCTACGGCGAAGGCGACTACAACTGTCTGCACCAGGACCTGTATGGCGAGCATGTGTTTCCGCTGCAACTGGCCGTGCTGTTGTCGCGCCCGCAGCTGGATTTTACGGGCGGTGAATTCGTGCTGACGGAACAGCGTCCCCGCATGCAGTCGCGCGTGGAAGTGGTGCCCTTGCTGCAGGGCGACGCCGTCATCTTTCCCGTCGCGCAGCGCCCCGTGAATGGCGTGCGCGGCAGTTACAGAGTCGGCATGCGCCATGGCGTGTCGCGCCTGCGCTCGGGCACGCGCCATACCTTGGGCGTGATTTTTCATGACACCAGCTGA
- a CDS encoding mechanosensitive ion channel domain-containing protein — MPALFRLFFLCLIFLLPGAHAEEASTPALALAAAKVQAKVDKTAPLTFANRTVFVFRATLAGYPPEERAAGAQRRLAGVLAKHGALKATTHMIPEGTQVLLDGVQLFVVLPGDINQLAGDSTESVAMEAAGELVKALEEHREQGNWRYLATAAGICLAATFVFWLAWLGLTRLHRWARRRSGVLLASRLRDVRLKNVRVLDAEHYIAFAYQLLSAVLWGLRLMATYLWLAFVLGRLPYTRAWGERLSGYLLEVAADVVQSILGALPGLVLVCVIFAIARLVAATAASLFKRVESGQLQIGWLDQDTALPTRRITSVVIWLFALAMAYPYLPGSHTAAFQGLSVLVGLMVSIGASSIVGQGASGLILMYTRALRKGEYVRVGESEGTVVDVGMFETRLRTGLGEEVALPNAWIMSQTTKNFSRAQPGGGFVLDASVTIGYATPWRQVHAMLELAAARTTELSSTPKPYVMQLALHDYYVQYRLVAYASAEVPRQRAEVLNQLHQNIIDVFNEFGVQMVSPHYMADPQQSQVVKPEEWFRAPASAPGQEPSR; from the coding sequence ATGCCTGCGCTTTTTCGCCTGTTTTTTCTCTGCCTGATCTTCTTGCTGCCCGGCGCCCATGCCGAAGAAGCCTCCACCCCGGCGCTGGCGCTGGCTGCCGCCAAGGTGCAGGCCAAGGTGGACAAGACGGCGCCGTTGACGTTTGCCAACCGCACCGTCTTCGTGTTTCGCGCCACCCTGGCCGGCTATCCGCCCGAGGAGCGGGCGGCCGGCGCGCAGCGGCGCCTGGCCGGCGTGCTGGCGAAACACGGCGCGCTCAAGGCCACCACCCACATGATTCCCGAAGGCACGCAAGTGCTGCTCGATGGGGTGCAGCTGTTTGTCGTGCTGCCCGGCGACATCAACCAGCTGGCCGGCGACAGCACGGAAAGCGTGGCCATGGAGGCCGCCGGCGAACTGGTCAAGGCCTTGGAGGAGCACCGTGAACAGGGCAACTGGCGCTACCTGGCGACCGCCGCCGGCATCTGCCTGGCCGCCACCTTTGTTTTCTGGCTGGCCTGGCTGGGCCTGACGCGCTTGCACCGCTGGGCCCGGCGCCGCAGCGGCGTGCTGCTGGCCTCGCGCCTGCGCGACGTGCGCCTGAAAAACGTGCGCGTGCTGGACGCCGAACACTACATCGCCTTTGCCTACCAGTTGCTGAGCGCCGTGCTGTGGGGCTTGCGCCTGATGGCCACCTATCTGTGGCTGGCCTTCGTGCTGGGCCGCCTGCCGTACACGCGCGCCTGGGGCGAACGCCTCAGCGGCTACCTGCTCGAGGTGGCCGCCGATGTGGTGCAGTCCATCCTGGGCGCCCTGCCGGGCCTGGTGCTGGTGTGCGTGATCTTCGCCATCGCGCGCCTGGTGGCGGCCACCGCCGCTTCGCTGTTCAAGCGCGTGGAAAGCGGGCAATTGCAGATCGGCTGGCTGGACCAGGACACGGCCCTGCCGACACGCCGCATCACCAGCGTGGTGATCTGGCTGTTCGCGCTGGCGATGGCCTACCCTTATTTGCCCGGTTCGCATACGGCCGCCTTCCAGGGCCTGTCGGTGCTGGTCGGCCTGATGGTCTCGATCGGCGCGTCGAGCATCGTGGGACAAGGTGCAAGCGGCCTGATCCTGATGTACACGCGCGCCCTGCGCAAGGGAGAGTACGTGCGCGTCGGCGAGAGCGAAGGCACGGTGGTCGACGTCGGCATGTTCGAAACGCGCCTGCGCACGGGCCTCGGCGAAGAGGTGGCCTTGCCGAACGCCTGGATCATGTCGCAGACGACGAAAAATTTCTCGCGCGCCCAGCCCGGCGGCGGCTTCGTGCTCGACGCCTCGGTAACCATCGGCTACGCCACGCCGTGGCGCCAGGTGCACGCCATGCTGGAACTGGCCGCCGCCCGCACCACGGAACTGTCCAGCACGCCGAAACCCTATGTGATGCAGCTGGCCCTGCACGATTATTATGTGCAATACCGCCTGGTCGCCTACGCCAGCGCGGAAGTGCCGCGCCAGCGCGCCGAGGTGCTGAACCAGCTGCACCAGAACATCATCGACGTCTTCAACGAATTCGGCGTGCAGATGGTCTCGCCGCACTATATGGCCGACCCGCAACAGTCGCAGGTGGTGAAGCCGGAGGAGTGGTTCAGGGCACCGGCGAGTGCGCCTGGACAAGAACCTTCAAGGTAA
- a CDS encoding GNAT family N-acetyltransferase, with translation MTDTAQQTHAAAASLAAALIDDPFYRSVTVACGEDEPARLAMLTTYFALALVEGFQTGRVDLADGFGHGAAIWTTDAPLPLRQAAYAQREAALRELLGPQGSANFTAIVANMEHALAQHALQDAWYLSIAGIAPAAQGRGLGASVLAPGLAAVDQAGAVCFLETYNQRSLPFYGRLGFTVAGRYAEAVTGADYWLMLRQPIRPAMPD, from the coding sequence ATGACCGATACCGCACAGCAGACCCATGCCGCCGCCGCCAGTCTGGCCGCCGCCCTGATAGACGATCCGTTTTACCGCAGCGTCACGGTCGCCTGCGGTGAAGATGAACCCGCTCGTCTGGCCATGCTGACCACCTATTTCGCGCTGGCGCTGGTTGAAGGCTTCCAGACCGGCCGCGTCGACCTGGCCGATGGCTTTGGCCATGGCGCCGCCATCTGGACCACCGATGCGCCGCTGCCGCTGCGCCAGGCGGCGTATGCGCAGCGCGAAGCGGCCTTGCGCGAATTGCTGGGGCCACAGGGTTCGGCCAATTTCACGGCGATTGTCGCCAATATGGAACACGCGCTGGCACAGCATGCGCTGCAGGACGCCTGGTATCTGTCGATTGCCGGCATCGCGCCCGCCGCGCAGGGACGTGGGCTGGGCGCCTCGGTGCTGGCGCCGGGCCTGGCGGCCGTCGACCAGGCCGGCGCCGTGTGTTTCCTGGAGACCTATAACCAACGCAGCCTGCCGTTCTACGGCCGGCTCGGCTTTACAGTGGCGGGCCGCTACGCGGAAGCCGTCACGGGAGCCGATTACTGGCTGATGCTGCGCCAGCCGATACGCCCTGCAATGCCTGATTGA
- a CDS encoding amidohydrolase encodes MPAPQLHRTLIALACLAAIGVAQADTVIDNANGYTLNAAGKLLRFGSLAFDDAGRIVAVGTAAEVKRKAARGATHIDVQGKTVLPGLIDAHGHVFGLGAIASGVMLYGSSSLESAVKTVGEFARAHPERGWVTGNGWNQEIWKLGRFPTALELDAAGSARPVWLRRVDGHAGWANSRALALAGITRDTQDPAGGKIVRDGEGNATGVLVDNAMDLMDQVLPKPGEADNRAALDGALAQLAQVGLTSVHDAGIDVAQDRLYRDYADHGKLTVRVYGMIFDVTADFDALSKMGPLNSYAHDLYALRAVKLLSDGALGSRGAALIEPYSDSPETRGLLFHDDDAMRARMDKAMRAGYQVNVHAIGDAGNRQLLDGYQALTRQYDNVGLRHRIEHAQVVRPADIPRFKTLGIVPSMQPTHATSDQNMAEQRVGPERIKGAYAWRTFLKQGSRIACGSDFPIESPNPFEGIHAAVTRQNNEGLPAGGWYPQQAMTVTEALRCFTLDAAWAGHQEKVIGSLEKGKWADFIVVDQDLFTVAPAAIGKTQVLQTWLAGKRIFEKK; translated from the coding sequence ATGCCCGCCCCGCAACTGCACCGTACCCTGATCGCCCTGGCCTGCCTGGCCGCCATCGGCGTCGCGCAAGCCGATACGGTGATCGACAACGCCAACGGCTACACCCTGAACGCCGCCGGCAAGCTGCTGCGCTTTGGATCGCTGGCGTTTGACGACGCGGGCAGGATCGTCGCCGTCGGCACGGCTGCCGAGGTGAAGCGCAAGGCGGCCAGGGGCGCCACGCACATTGACGTGCAGGGCAAGACCGTGCTGCCAGGCCTGATCGACGCGCATGGCCATGTGTTCGGCCTGGGTGCGATTGCCAGCGGCGTGATGCTGTACGGTTCTTCTTCGCTCGAATCAGCAGTCAAGACAGTTGGCGAATTTGCACGCGCGCATCCCGAACGCGGCTGGGTGACCGGCAATGGCTGGAATCAGGAAATCTGGAAGCTGGGGCGCTTTCCTACCGCGCTGGAGCTTGATGCGGCGGGGAGCGCGCGGCCGGTCTGGCTGCGCCGGGTTGACGGTCATGCGGGCTGGGCCAACAGCCGCGCGCTGGCGCTGGCCGGCATCACGCGCGACACCCAAGACCCGGCCGGCGGCAAGATCGTGCGCGATGGTGAGGGCAACGCCACCGGCGTGCTGGTCGATAACGCCATGGACCTGATGGACCAGGTGCTGCCGAAACCAGGCGAGGCGGACAACCGCGCGGCGCTCGACGGTGCGCTGGCGCAGCTGGCGCAAGTGGGCCTGACCAGCGTGCACGACGCCGGCATCGACGTGGCCCAGGACCGGCTGTACCGCGACTACGCCGATCACGGCAAGCTGACGGTGCGCGTGTACGGCATGATTTTTGACGTCACGGCCGACTTTGACGCGCTGTCGAAAATGGGTCCCTTGAACAGCTACGCGCACGACCTGTATGCGCTGCGCGCCGTGAAACTCTTGTCCGACGGCGCGCTGGGCAGCCGCGGCGCGGCCCTGATCGAACCCTATAGCGACTCGCCCGAGACGCGCGGCCTGCTGTTTCATGACGATGACGCGATGCGGGCGCGGATGGACAAGGCCATGCGCGCCGGCTACCAGGTCAATGTGCACGCCATCGGCGACGCCGGCAACCGTCAGCTGCTCGACGGTTACCAGGCCTTGACCAGGCAGTACGACAATGTGGGGCTGCGCCACCGCATCGAACACGCGCAAGTGGTGCGGCCGGCCGATATCCCGCGCTTCAAGACCCTGGGCATCGTGCCGTCGATGCAGCCGACTCACGCCACCTCCGACCAGAACATGGCCGAACAGCGCGTGGGCCCCGAGCGCATCAAGGGCGCCTATGCCTGGCGCACCTTTCTGAAACAGGGTTCGCGCATCGCCTGCGGCTCCGATTTTCCGATCGAGTCGCCGAATCCCTTCGAGGGCATCCACGCGGCTGTCACGCGGCAGAACAATGAAGGCTTGCCGGCGGGCGGCTGGTATCCGCAGCAGGCGATGACGGTCACCGAAGCGCTGCGCTGTTTTACACTGGACGCGGCGTGGGCGGGGCACCAGGAAAAAGTCATAGGCTCGCTGGAAAAGGGCAAGTGGGCCGACTTTATCGTGGTCGACCAGGATTTGTTTACCGTGGCGCCGGCGGCGATTGGCAAGACGCAGGTGCTGCAGACGTGGCTGGCGGGGAAGCGAATATTTGAGAAAAAGTAA